AACGATTTCGCCCAGCTATTTGCAATAGCTAATAAGCCGGGCCCTACGGGCACGTATTGACAACCCCTCAGATGCAGGCTATACTGGAACAACAGGGAGAAAGCGCGGAGACCGATGCAGGTTGCAAACCCGGTATACACCTTCACCCGGCAGCTAGCCCAGCTGGTGTTATTTGTGGGCGATATCGGCATCCTGCTGGCGCAGGCGATGGGGTTTGTGTTTCGCGGCCGCTGGGAGGCGCGCGAAACGATGGTACAGATGGCGATTATCGGTGCGCAGGCGGTGCCGATGGTGGTCATCACCAGCGGGTTCACGGGAGCGGTTCTTGCGCTGTATTCGGCGAAGCTGATGCTGCAGTTCGGCGTGGGGTCACTGGCTGGGGGTGCGGTGGCGCTGGCAATGGCGCGCGAACTGGGTCCGGTCGTTACGGGTGTGGTGGTGGCTGCGCGTTCGGCTTCAGCGATTGCCGCCGAAATCGGCAGCATGAAGGTCACCGAGCAGGTAGACGCCCTGCGGGCCCTTGCCGTACCGCCCGTGCAGTATCTGGTTGTGCCGCGCCTGATAGCCTGTCTGACCATGCTGCCCGCGCTGGGCGTGCTGGCTTTCGTGACGGGTATTTTCGGGGGATATGCGGTGGCGGTGCCGATTGGCGTGTCGCCGACATCCTATTTGCTGGGTGTTCGGGAACTGGTGGGTACCTATGATGTGTTCGCGGGGCTCTTGAAGACAGTGGTATTCGGAGCGATTATCGCGCTGGTCGGCTGTCGAGCCGGACTGAGGACGGAGGGAGGCGCGGCGGGGGTAGGGCAGGCCACCACCAACAGCGTGGTGGTGGCGGTGCTGCTGATTTACATAGCGAACTTCTTTCTGGCGTATCTGCTGTTCGGTGGGCGATGAGCGGACAACCGGATGCCCAAACAGTGGTGCGTGTCGACGAGGTGTGGTACGGGGTAGACTCGCGATGGGTGTTGCAGGGCGTTTCTGTGGAGGTGCGTGAGGGCGAGGTATTTGCCATCATGGGTCCCTCCGGCTGCGGTAAGACAACGTTGTTAAAGCTAATTGGAGGTTTGCTCAAACCGCAGAGGGGGGAAATATGGATTGGCGATACGGAGATCTCTCGCCTGCCGGAAGCAAAGCTCACACCGGTGCGCAAGCAGGTCGGGCTGGTGTTCCAGTATGCGGCGCTGTTCGACTCGTTAACGGTATACGATAATGTGGCTTTTGGGGTACGTCGTCACATCACCCGGCGCGAAGAAGAGGTTGCGCGTATCGTGCGGGAGAAGCTGGAGATGGTGGGGATGGCAGGTACAGAGCACCTTTATCCCGCGCAGCTCTCGGGTGGGATGCAAAAGCGCGTGGGGTTGGCGCGCGCGCTGGCAATGAACCCGAAAATCGTGCTGTATGACGAGCCGACTGCGGGTCTGGACCCGATTGTCGCGGAGACCATTG
This sequence is a window from Bacillota bacterium. Protein-coding genes within it:
- a CDS encoding ABC transporter permease, with translation MQVANPVYTFTRQLAQLVLFVGDIGILLAQAMGFVFRGRWEARETMVQMAIIGAQAVPMVVITSGFTGAVLALYSAKLMLQFGVGSLAGGAVALAMARELGPVVTGVVVAARSASAIAAEIGSMKVTEQVDALRALAVPPVQYLVVPRLIACLTMLPALGVLAFVTGIFGGYAVAVPIGVSPTSYLLGVRELVGTYDVFAGLLKTVVFGAIIALVGCRAGLRTEGGAAGVGQATTNSVVVAVLLIYIANFFLAYLLFGGR
- a CDS encoding ATP-binding cassette domain-containing protein, yielding MVRVDEVWYGVDSRWVLQGVSVEVREGEVFAIMGPSGCGKTTLLKLIGGLLKPQRGEIWIGDTEISRLPEAKLTPVRKQVGLVFQYAALFDSLTVYDNVAFGVRRHITRREEEVARIVREKLEMVGMAGTEHLYPAQLSGGMQKRVGLARALAMNPKIVLYDEPTAGLDPIVAETIDTLIVDTTRQLKVTALVVSHDLTSVFHIADRIAMLHEGQIITCGSPEEVRADANPVVRRFLRAGGISPVGETTSAQEPDR